One Megasphaera elsdenii DSM 20460 genomic window carries:
- a CDS encoding alanine/glycine:cation symporter family protein: MIMAVLNYLDDVLYYPILMVILIAAGLIFSWKTRCVQLRLFPESIRVVMEKPTEAGKVSSFQALMVSTASRVGTGNIIGVSTAICLGGPGAVFWMWLLAIIGGATAFIESTLAQIYKRRNPLGHSYGGPAYYIETAMHQRWLGVLFAFALIVTYAGGFNLLCSFNMQSTFLVYSFYDPTTTPWIIGAVFAALVAYCLIGGGQRIIKVTSVLVPVMGGVYILAALIVILFHITSLPQVFAMIFADAFDFQSILGGISGSCMIYGIKRGLYSNEAGIGSAPNAAAAADVSHPVKQGLVQMLSVFIDTLLVCSATAFMGLFSGVPITKEVAGAAYVQNAATAVFGGFGPLLITICMLLFGFSTLIGNLFYVDNCIRFIHKGAPSHGFVNTFRIVCVLVVFVGAGMSMAAVWDIADILMAVMCFINIPACFILGNTAVKAMRDYQQQKKEGKNPVFKAASIGIDESTVQYWK, translated from the coding sequence ATGATTATGGCTGTCCTGAACTATCTCGATGATGTCCTTTATTATCCTATTTTAATGGTCATCCTCATCGCAGCCGGCCTTATTTTTTCCTGGAAGACGCGCTGTGTCCAGCTGCGCCTGTTCCCGGAGAGTATCCGTGTCGTCATGGAAAAACCGACAGAAGCCGGGAAAGTATCGTCTTTCCAGGCCCTTATGGTTTCGACGGCGTCCCGTGTCGGTACGGGCAATATCATCGGCGTATCGACGGCAATCTGCCTGGGTGGTCCCGGCGCTGTCTTCTGGATGTGGCTCCTAGCCATCATCGGCGGGGCGACGGCCTTTATTGAAAGTACGTTGGCTCAGATTTACAAGCGCCGCAATCCCTTAGGCCACAGTTACGGCGGTCCGGCCTATTACATTGAAACGGCCATGCATCAGCGCTGGCTCGGCGTCCTCTTTGCCTTTGCCCTGATCGTGACTTATGCCGGCGGCTTTAACCTGCTCTGCTCGTTCAACATGCAGTCGACGTTCCTCGTCTACAGTTTCTACGACCCGACGACGACGCCGTGGATCATCGGCGCTGTCTTTGCCGCTCTCGTCGCATACTGCCTCATCGGCGGCGGCCAGCGTATCATTAAGGTCACATCGGTCCTGGTTCCGGTCATGGGCGGCGTCTATATCCTGGCAGCCCTCATCGTCATCCTTTTCCACATCACCAGCCTGCCGCAGGTCTTCGCCATGATTTTTGCCGATGCCTTCGATTTCCAGTCCATCCTCGGCGGCATCTCCGGCTCCTGCATGATCTATGGTATCAAGCGCGGCCTCTATTCCAATGAAGCCGGTATCGGTTCGGCCCCGAATGCGGCAGCCGCAGCCGATGTCAGCCATCCGGTTAAACAGGGCCTGGTCCAGATGCTGTCGGTCTTCATCGACACCCTCCTGGTCTGCAGTGCCACGGCTTTCATGGGCCTTTTCTCGGGCGTGCCCATCACCAAGGAAGTAGCCGGTGCGGCTTATGTCCAGAATGCAGCGACAGCCGTCTTCGGCGGCTTCGGTCCGCTCCTGATTACGATTTGTATGCTCCTCTTCGGCTTCTCTACGCTCATCGGCAACCTGTTCTACGTCGATAACTGCATCCGCTTTATCCACAAGGGGGCTCCGTCCCACGGTTTCGTCAATACCTTCCGTATTGTCTGCGTCCTCGTCGTCTTCGTCGGCGCCGGCATGTCCATGGCCGCTGTCTGGGATATTGCCGATATCCTCATGGCTGTCATGTGCTTCATCAACATCCCGGCCTGCTTCATCCTGGGCAATACGGCTGTCAAAGCTATGCGCGACTACCAGCAGCAGAAGAAGGAAGGCAAGAACCCTGTCTTCAAGGCGGCTTCCATCGGTATCGATGAAAGTACGGTCCAATATTGGAAGTAA
- a CDS encoding S-layer homology domain-containing protein — MKKQVVCTLTAALAVTSLSALAANPFVDVPSDSWAYKSVVELADAGIIQGVDGQYFQGHRNITRYEAAEMVAKAMAHMDKASVEQRALINKLADEYADELNNLGVRVTNLENRVGNTRVFGDAFVRYRYQNGNKKNDNSWDTRFRIRAQGQVNDRTKVTAGVSTGFRPFASNKAASDEGNNPYMDLAKVDYNFGSKNWELSVGRNDVYRIGRDAYGLQYFDALDGAELRYHNDNLAITTGYGKFKDGKKPGVDTVKPISDAHSDHFSTDGLKTGYGEIDVFFGGGKAARSEAGIYYNRLHQSNHSSGEDYFAKYIAGYFARGNYGKWSALANYEHIGFNAGVKNVDGQDYGDAWMGKLQYGNASFAAPGSWDTWLEYLDLDDGSFLGGNPFTWRFSSDMDNQRSWGIGVDYIVAKNLKFSVMQSFASQAKTGSQDPHEMTRIHFQMLF, encoded by the coding sequence GTGAAGAAACAAGTAGTCTGTACCCTGACAGCCGCCTTAGCTGTCACTTCCCTGTCGGCCTTAGCCGCGAATCCCTTTGTCGATGTCCCGTCTGACAGCTGGGCTTACAAGTCCGTCGTCGAACTGGCCGACGCCGGTATCATCCAGGGCGTCGACGGTCAGTATTTCCAGGGCCATCGCAACATCACCCGCTACGAAGCCGCTGAAATGGTCGCCAAGGCCATGGCCCATATGGACAAAGCCTCTGTCGAACAGCGGGCCCTGATCAACAAGCTGGCTGACGAATATGCCGACGAACTGAACAACCTCGGCGTCCGCGTGACCAACCTGGAAAACCGCGTCGGCAACACCCGCGTTTTCGGCGATGCCTTCGTCCGTTACCGTTACCAGAACGGCAACAAGAAGAACGACAATTCCTGGGATACGCGCTTCCGCATCCGTGCCCAAGGCCAGGTCAATGACCGCACCAAGGTCACAGCCGGTGTCAGCACGGGCTTTCGCCCCTTCGCCAGCAACAAAGCCGCTTCTGACGAAGGCAACAACCCCTATATGGATTTAGCCAAAGTGGATTACAACTTCGGCAGCAAGAACTGGGAACTCAGCGTCGGCCGCAATGACGTCTACCGCATCGGCCGCGACGCCTATGGTCTGCAGTACTTCGATGCCCTGGACGGCGCCGAACTGCGCTATCACAACGATAACCTGGCCATCACCACGGGCTACGGCAAATTCAAGGACGGCAAGAAGCCCGGCGTCGATACGGTGAAACCTATTTCCGACGCCCATTCGGACCACTTCAGTACCGACGGCTTGAAGACGGGCTACGGCGAAATCGACGTCTTCTTCGGCGGCGGCAAAGCAGCCCGTTCCGAAGCCGGCATTTACTACAACCGCCTCCACCAGTCCAACCACAGCTCGGGAGAAGACTATTTCGCCAAATACATTGCCGGCTACTTCGCCCGCGGCAACTACGGCAAGTGGAGCGCCCTGGCCAACTACGAACACATCGGCTTCAACGCAGGTGTCAAGAACGTCGACGGCCAGGATTACGGCGACGCCTGGATGGGCAAACTCCAGTACGGCAATGCGTCCTTCGCCGCTCCCGGCAGCTGGGATACGTGGCTGGAATACCTCGACCTCGACGACGGCTCCTTCCTCGGCGGCAACCCCTTCACGTGGCGTTTCTCCAGCGACATGGATAACCAGCGCAGCTGGGGTATCGGCGTCGACTACATCGTCGCCAAGAACCTGAAATTCAGCGTCATGCAGTCCTTCGCCAGCCAGGCCAAGACCGGCAGCCAGGATCCCCACGAAATGACCCGCATCCACTTCCAGATGCTGTTTTAA
- a CDS encoding protein-ADP-ribose hydrolase, which produces MNRHEQLAFLIHQLQQEMPEYAAYDIPDDDGQAFQLYRALCNVRQPGKHVPSPQFLAAEAAVLQGLTREKGITDGRYLPAIPSHEHLHLWQGDITTLAVDAIVNAANDQLLGCFRPLHSCIDNMIHTMAGVALRERCFTIMQAQGHAEATGQAKITPAYNLPCRYVLHTVGPIVRGALTPQTQGQLASCYRSCLDLAAAKGCQSLAFCCISTGVFGFPKKEAAHIAVTNVSQWLRQHEPIEVVFNVFTEEDYRIYNRYLHKGV; this is translated from the coding sequence ATGAACCGTCATGAACAACTTGCTTTTTTGATTCACCAGCTTCAGCAGGAAATGCCGGAATACGCCGCTTATGACATTCCCGATGACGATGGTCAGGCGTTCCAGCTCTACCGGGCCTTGTGCAACGTCCGCCAGCCGGGGAAACATGTGCCGTCGCCGCAGTTCCTAGCTGCCGAAGCGGCTGTCCTCCAGGGACTGACGCGGGAAAAAGGGATTACCGATGGCCGCTATCTGCCGGCCATTCCTAGCCATGAGCATCTGCATCTCTGGCAAGGAGATATTACGACGCTGGCTGTCGATGCCATCGTCAATGCCGCTAATGACCAGCTCCTGGGCTGTTTTCGACCGCTCCACTCGTGTATCGACAATATGATCCATACTATGGCCGGCGTGGCTTTGCGGGAACGATGTTTTACTATCATGCAGGCCCAGGGCCATGCTGAGGCGACGGGCCAGGCGAAAATCACGCCGGCTTACAACCTGCCCTGCCGCTACGTCCTGCATACCGTCGGACCTATCGTCCGGGGGGCTTTGACGCCACAGACCCAAGGCCAGCTGGCTTCGTGCTATCGGAGCTGCCTCGACTTGGCCGCCGCCAAAGGCTGCCAGTCCCTGGCCTTCTGCTGCATCTCGACAGGCGTCTTCGGCTTCCCTAAAAAAGAAGCGGCCCACATTGCCGTAACCAACGTATCGCAGTGGCTGCGGCAACATGAGCCGATAGAAGTCGTCTTCAACGTTTTTACCGAGGAAGATTATAGGATATATAATCGTTATTTACATAAAGGAGTATGA
- a CDS encoding SIR2 family NAD-dependent protein deacylase produces the protein MEKIQQLQRALHDSAAVVIGAGSGLSTAAGLTYSGERFRRYFSDFIRKYGIRDMYSGGFFHFSDVREYWAWWSRAIYINRYVPAPTDVYRRLYDLVRDKDYFVLTTNVDHQFQKARFDKKRLFYTQGDYGLFQEKYPVTARTYDNEAVIVAMMEAQGFVYDSHHCFVPPEKGTVSMQVPAALWPRSPEDGQDLVPNLRCDDTFVEDAGWKAAARRYQQFLQDHRQGRVLYLELGVGMNTPGIIKIPFWQYTQANPQAIYACVNASDARSPEWIRRQAIGIEGDIADVLTALERGESHEPS, from the coding sequence ATGGAAAAGATTCAGCAGTTACAACGGGCTTTGCATGATTCAGCGGCCGTCGTCATCGGTGCCGGTTCGGGCCTTTCGACGGCAGCGGGCCTGACCTATTCCGGTGAACGGTTCCGCCGGTATTTCTCGGATTTCATCAGGAAATACGGCATCCGCGACATGTATTCCGGCGGCTTTTTCCACTTTTCCGATGTTCGCGAATACTGGGCCTGGTGGAGCCGGGCCATTTACATCAACCGCTACGTCCCGGCACCGACCGATGTCTATCGCCGTTTGTATGACCTGGTGCGGGACAAGGATTATTTCGTCTTGACGACCAATGTGGACCATCAGTTCCAGAAAGCCCGTTTCGATAAAAAGCGCTTGTTCTATACGCAAGGGGATTACGGCCTGTTCCAGGAGAAATATCCCGTGACGGCCAGGACCTATGATAATGAGGCGGTCATCGTCGCCATGATGGAGGCCCAGGGCTTCGTCTATGACTCACATCACTGCTTCGTGCCGCCGGAAAAGGGGACCGTCTCCATGCAGGTCCCGGCGGCGCTCTGGCCGCGCAGCCCCGAAGATGGCCAGGACCTGGTGCCCAACCTGCGCTGTGACGACACGTTCGTCGAAGATGCAGGCTGGAAGGCGGCGGCCCGCCGGTATCAGCAGTTTTTGCAGGACCATCGGCAGGGACGTGTGCTCTACCTGGAATTAGGCGTCGGCATGAATACGCCGGGAATCATCAAGATTCCTTTTTGGCAGTACACCCAGGCTAATCCGCAGGCCATCTACGCCTGCGTCAATGCCAGTGATGCCCGCAGTCCGGAATGGATCCGCCGGCAGGCCATCGGCATCGAAGGGGATATCGCCGATGTACTCACTGCCTTAGAAAGGGGGGAGAGTCATGAACCGTCATGA
- a CDS encoding NAD-dependent protein deacylase → MTDIEKFVDMVKNSDNIVFFGGAGVSTESGIPDFRSTDGLYNQHYKYPPETILSHSFFMDNTEEFYRFYRDKMLALDAQPNMAHIKLAELEKAGKLKAIVTQNIDGLHQKAGSQNVLELHGSVHRNFCMHCNKFFDAEYMKNSTGIPKCDACGGIIKPDVVLYEEGLDNDVIEQSLYYISHADMLIIGGTSLVVYPAAGLVRYYRGHKLVLINKSSTDMDSAADLVLHDPIGEVFSHVKL, encoded by the coding sequence ATGACAGATATTGAAAAATTCGTCGACATGGTCAAAAATTCCGATAACATCGTCTTCTTCGGCGGCGCCGGCGTCTCGACGGAAAGCGGCATCCCCGATTTCCGCAGCACCGACGGCCTGTACAACCAGCACTATAAATACCCGCCCGAAACGATCCTCAGCCATTCCTTCTTCATGGACAACACGGAAGAATTTTACCGCTTCTACCGCGACAAGATGCTGGCCCTCGACGCCCAGCCCAACATGGCCCATATCAAACTGGCCGAACTGGAAAAAGCGGGCAAACTAAAAGCCATCGTCACCCAGAACATCGACGGCCTGCACCAGAAAGCGGGCAGCCAAAACGTCTTGGAACTACACGGCAGCGTCCATCGTAACTTCTGCATGCACTGCAACAAGTTCTTCGACGCCGAATACATGAAGAATTCCACAGGCATCCCCAAGTGCGACGCCTGCGGCGGCATCATCAAGCCTGACGTCGTCCTCTATGAAGAAGGCCTGGACAACGACGTCATCGAACAGTCCCTGTACTACATCAGCCACGCCGATATGCTCATCATCGGCGGCACGAGCCTCGTCGTCTACCCAGCAGCCGGTCTGGTCCGTTACTACCGCGGCCATAAACTGGTCTTGATCAACAAATCCAGTACGGACATGGACAGCGCAGCCGACCTGGTGCTCCACGACCCGATTGGTGAAGTCTTCAGCCACGTAAAATTATAA
- a CDS encoding endonuclease MutS2 translates to MNKRSMRILGFYQVQNMLVRLAPSRLSKEIARRLRPVNDSEVIERNLTDTEEAVRCMQTETSTPFGGIVDIRPSLEKAKREVTLDSHECIDIWNNLQHYGEIRSFFADRGAEYPQLAEQADVIGDFSQLSHSFATVFDNNRQIRDNASPELMRLRSRIVELERQTKRYVNNVLQNKEYQKYFQDALVTVRNNRYVIPIKQEYRHAFPGIVHDTSASGSTLYVEPLAIVNANNDLQAARIGETKEIERIFRRLTAKVQQQYNDLYDSTKCVGQLEFAFAKAQLALKMKACRPAVSKTREIKLIQARHPLIDAKHVVPNTIVIGGDYRILLITGSNTGGKTVSMKTLGLLVLMHQAGLFIPVGESSELPVFRDVFSDIGDEQDISQNLSTFSSHMKQLIYILKHCGPDDLILADELGSGTDPAEGSAIAIAILDAFYQKGSYVMVTTHYNDLKNYAYNTPGIENGHVEFDMETLKPTYKLRIGSAGSSHAFSISERLGMPKDILEKAKDLRSKAQDMDMEKVLTQLNAQAKKMDEEQAELEYRLREARKLEDDLRKEKDKVTSKRQDIIDASRRDAVDLKRNLRVEAEKIIRELKAQSKEGTDREKAKAIDKARRAIQQISLPEAEKPQRDPIDLSKLKVGQQVFVNNLDSVGTVEDIGSKQLTVSVRGMTVRVKFKDVSAPYLDELKKEKQAEKKAAAASSYRPIRTSSVATELNIIGKTFSEALPEVERFLDQALAAGFSPVKIIHGKGSGALRRQIHAFLDDQPFVKKYQLDDVDGGGAGVTLVYF, encoded by the coding sequence ATGAATAAAAGAAGTATGCGGATTTTGGGATTCTATCAGGTCCAGAACATGCTGGTCCGCCTGGCACCGTCCCGTTTGTCCAAGGAAATCGCCCGCCGCCTGAGACCGGTGAACGACAGCGAAGTCATTGAACGGAATCTGACTGATACAGAAGAAGCCGTCCGCTGTATGCAGACGGAAACGAGTACGCCCTTCGGCGGCATCGTCGATATCCGGCCGTCTCTGGAAAAGGCTAAGCGCGAAGTGACCCTTGATTCGCATGAATGTATCGATATCTGGAATAATCTTCAGCATTATGGGGAAATCCGGTCTTTCTTTGCCGACCGCGGCGCCGAATATCCTCAGCTGGCCGAACAGGCAGACGTTATCGGCGATTTTTCCCAGTTGTCCCATTCTTTCGCGACGGTCTTCGACAACAATCGCCAAATACGGGACAATGCGTCGCCGGAATTGATGCGCCTGCGCAGCCGCATCGTCGAACTGGAACGGCAGACCAAGCGCTACGTCAATAATGTCTTGCAGAATAAGGAATACCAGAAGTATTTCCAAGATGCCCTGGTCACCGTGCGCAATAACCGTTATGTCATTCCTATCAAGCAGGAATACCGCCATGCTTTTCCGGGTATCGTCCATGATACGTCGGCCAGTGGCTCGACGCTCTATGTCGAACCGTTGGCCATCGTCAATGCCAACAACGACTTGCAAGCTGCACGCATTGGCGAAACGAAGGAAATCGAACGCATTTTCCGCCGTCTGACAGCGAAAGTACAGCAGCAGTACAACGATTTGTATGACAGCACGAAATGTGTAGGCCAGCTGGAATTTGCCTTTGCCAAGGCCCAGTTAGCCTTGAAGATGAAAGCCTGCCGTCCGGCTGTTTCTAAGACGCGGGAAATCAAGCTCATCCAGGCCCGCCATCCTCTTATCGACGCCAAACACGTCGTGCCGAATACCATTGTCATCGGCGGCGATTATCGCATCCTCCTCATTACGGGCTCCAACACCGGTGGTAAAACCGTTTCCATGAAGACCTTGGGCCTTTTGGTCCTCATGCATCAAGCCGGCCTGTTCATCCCCGTCGGCGAATCGTCGGAACTGCCCGTCTTCCGCGACGTATTTTCCGATATCGGCGACGAACAGGATATTTCCCAGAACTTGAGTACTTTTTCCAGCCATATGAAGCAGCTCATCTACATCCTCAAGCACTGCGGCCCGGACGACCTCATCCTGGCGGACGAACTCGGTTCCGGCACGGATCCAGCCGAAGGCAGTGCCATCGCCATTGCCATCCTCGATGCCTTTTATCAGAAAGGGTCGTATGTCATGGTCACCACTCATTACAACGACCTCAAGAACTATGCCTATAATACGCCGGGCATCGAAAACGGCCACGTCGAATTCGATATGGAAACACTGAAACCGACGTATAAATTGCGCATCGGTTCGGCCGGCAGTTCTCATGCTTTCAGCATCAGCGAACGCCTGGGTATGCCCAAGGACATCCTGGAAAAAGCAAAAGACCTGCGCAGCAAGGCGCAGGACATGGATATGGAAAAAGTCCTGACCCAGCTCAATGCACAGGCCAAAAAGATGGATGAAGAACAGGCTGAACTAGAATACCGCCTGCGTGAAGCGCGGAAACTGGAAGACGATCTGCGCAAAGAAAAGGATAAGGTCACGTCCAAGCGGCAGGATATCATCGATGCCAGCCGCCGCGATGCCGTCGACCTCAAGCGCAACCTCCGCGTCGAAGCGGAAAAGATTATCCGTGAACTGAAGGCCCAGTCCAAAGAGGGGACGGACCGGGAAAAGGCCAAGGCTATCGACAAGGCCCGCCGGGCGATCCAGCAGATTTCCCTGCCCGAAGCCGAAAAGCCTCAGCGCGACCCCATCGACCTGTCGAAGCTGAAAGTCGGCCAGCAGGTCTTCGTCAATAACCTGGACAGTGTCGGCACGGTCGAAGACATCGGCAGCAAACAGCTCACCGTCTCCGTCCGGGGCATGACGGTCCGCGTCAAGTTCAAAGATGTCAGCGCGCCGTACTTGGACGAATTGAAGAAAGAAAAACAGGCCGAAAAGAAAGCGGCTGCCGCTTCGTCATACCGGCCTATCCGCACGTCCAGCGTGGCGACGGAGTTGAACATCATCGGCAAGACGTTCAGCGAAGCCCTGCCGGAAGTCGAACGCTTCCTGGACCAGGCCCTGGCTGCCGGTTTCAGCCCGGTCAAAATCATCCACGGCAAGGGCAGCGGTGCCCTGCGCCGTCAGATCCACGCCTTCCTCGACGACCAGCCATTCGTCAAGAAATACCAGCTCGACGACGTAGACGGCGGCGGTGCCGGCGTCACCCTGGTCTATTTCTAA
- a CDS encoding NAD(P)-dependent oxidoreductase, producing MNKKIAVVAAGGRVSRKVISEAVRRGFDVTAFGRKAENMTDAQHYVQKDILDLTAADLAGFDAVVDGFGAWTPETLPGYMTTTEHLCQILSGSPVRLLIVGGAGSLFTNKEHTTVLAEAPDFPDEFKPLAAAAAEVLKAMRQHDDVKWTYVSPAADFQADGERTGKYILGGEELTLNSRNESIISYADYAIAMVDEIEKGHHINQRISVVRA from the coding sequence ATGAATAAGAAAATTGCTGTTGTTGCTGCTGGTGGTCGTGTTTCTCGTAAGGTTATTTCTGAAGCGGTCCGCCGCGGTTTCGATGTGACGGCTTTTGGCCGCAAGGCAGAAAATATGACTGATGCCCAGCATTATGTACAGAAAGATATCCTCGATTTGACGGCGGCTGATTTGGCTGGTTTCGATGCTGTCGTCGACGGCTTTGGGGCCTGGACGCCGGAAACCCTGCCTGGTTATATGACGACGACGGAACATCTCTGCCAGATCCTCAGCGGCAGCCCAGTCCGCCTGCTCATCGTCGGCGGGGCTGGCTCACTCTTTACTAATAAAGAACACACGACTGTCCTGGCCGAAGCACCGGATTTCCCTGATGAATTCAAGCCTTTGGCAGCAGCTGCCGCTGAGGTTTTAAAGGCTATGCGCCAGCACGACGATGTCAAATGGACTTATGTCAGCCCGGCTGCGGACTTCCAGGCCGATGGCGAACGGACGGGGAAATACATCCTGGGCGGCGAAGAATTGACTTTGAACAGCCGTAACGAATCGATTATTTCCTATGCCGACTATGCCATCGCCATGGTCGACGAAATCGAAAAGGGCCATCACATCAATCAGCGCATCAGCGTCGTCCGGGCCTAA
- a CDS encoding HD domain-containing protein, whose amino-acid sequence MTSIEQVIQKAIAFDHGDARRIHHFLKVYAYADTIGRLEGLPADQQDILRTAAVLHDIGIHAAEEKYGSSSGKYQEIEGPAPARAILEELGADEKLIDRVCFLIAHHHTYDGIDGLDYQILLEADFLVNAYEDQLKPEAIATFRDKVFRTPSGLQLLKDTYHV is encoded by the coding sequence ATGACATCTATTGAACAAGTAATACAAAAAGCCATCGCCTTCGACCACGGCGACGCCCGGCGCATCCACCATTTCCTCAAGGTCTACGCCTACGCCGACACCATCGGCCGCCTGGAAGGACTGCCGGCAGACCAGCAGGACATCCTGCGGACAGCCGCCGTCCTCCACGACATCGGCATCCACGCAGCCGAAGAAAAATACGGTTCCTCGTCGGGCAAATACCAGGAAATCGAAGGTCCCGCCCCGGCCAGGGCCATCCTGGAAGAACTCGGTGCTGACGAAAAGCTCATCGACCGGGTCTGCTTCCTCATCGCCCACCACCACACCTACGACGGCATCGACGGCCTGGACTACCAGATACTCCTGGAAGCCGATTTTTTGGTCAACGCCTATGAAGACCAGCTGAAACCGGAAGCCATTGCCACCTTCCGCGACAAGGTATTCCGTACCCCATCGGGTCTGCAATTATTAAAAGATACGTATCATGTGTGA